The following coding sequences are from one Veillonella rodentium window:
- a CDS encoding sodium/glutamate symporter: MPLIDLKLVNDVWTLNLSMYQTVGLAIITLFIGTWINKHSRILQRMCMPAPAVGALPFAFLTAILSYYKILNITFESSLQTFLMLAFFTTIGLMASLKVLKKGGIFIIFFFIACAVWIVVQNTTGILIAKALGVEPIIGIMAGSVSMMGGLGTAGAFGPYFEELLGIPGTASAAVAAATFGMVAGTILGAPVGERIIKTHHVKTPYESPESMDDEGIDYIEDHVEGGGKQFSAQDLLTICMWIGLALGIGTIISAGLSILTPLPAYIGAMICAAIIRNFGDFTKSYKINDTALDAVSNVALSLFVTMAINSLKLVQLINLALPLISILLAQMALIIIFAYLIYLLFGRNYDSVMLGAGAIGFGLGATPNALVNMLSLASKHGPSPRAWLVVSLVGAFLIDFANAIIITSMAGILY, translated from the coding sequence ATGCCACTGATTGACCTAAAGTTAGTTAATGACGTATGGACCCTCAACTTGTCCATGTATCAGACTGTAGGCCTTGCCATTATTACATTATTTATAGGTACTTGGATTAACAAACATTCCAGAATTTTACAACGTATGTGTATGCCTGCACCTGCCGTAGGGGCCTTACCATTTGCATTTTTAACTGCTATTCTTTCATATTATAAAATTTTAAACATCACCTTTGAAAGTTCTCTACAAACCTTTTTAATGTTAGCCTTCTTTACGACCATCGGTTTGATGGCTTCATTAAAGGTCTTAAAAAAGGGCGGTATTTTCATTATCTTCTTCTTCATTGCTTGTGCCGTCTGGATCGTCGTTCAGAATACAACGGGTATCCTTATTGCTAAAGCACTCGGCGTTGAGCCTATCATCGGTATCATGGCCGGCTCCGTATCCATGATGGGCGGTCTCGGTACAGCCGGTGCCTTCGGTCCATACTTTGAAGAATTACTCGGTATTCCGGGCACCGCTTCAGCCGCTGTGGCTGCTGCAACATTCGGTATGGTGGCCGGAACCATTCTCGGTGCCCCTGTCGGAGAACGTATTATCAAGACACACCATGTGAAAACACCTTATGAAAGCCCTGAGTCTATGGATGATGAAGGTATCGATTATATCGAAGATCACGTCGAAGGTGGCGGAAAACAATTCAGTGCACAGGATTTGTTGACCATCTGTATGTGGATCGGTCTTGCCTTAGGCATCGGCACCATCATCAGTGCAGGATTATCAATCCTCACTCCATTACCGGCATATATCGGCGCTATGATTTGTGCCGCGATCATTCGTAACTTCGGTGATTTCACAAAATCATACAAAATCAATGATACCGCTCTTGATGCAGTATCCAATGTAGCTTTATCCTTATTCGTAACGATGGCTATCAACAGCTTGAAGCTCGTGCAGTTAATTAACCTCGCATTGCCGCTCATTTCCATCCTATTGGCGCAAATGGCTCTTATCATAATTTTTGCGTACCTTATTTACCTTTTATTCGGTCGCAACTACGATTCCGTTATGCTCGGCGCCGGTGCCATCGGCTTCGGTCTGGGTGCGACGCCGAACGCATTGGTTAACATGTTGTCCTTGGCAAGTAAACATGGTCCATCCCCTCGTGCATGGCTCGTAGTTTCCCTGGTGGGTGCCTTCTTGATTGACTTCGCAAACGCCATCATCATTACCTCAATGGCAGGTATTCTATACTAA
- a CDS encoding peptide chain release factor 3 — MTFLEEVQRRRTFAIISHPDAGKTTLTEKLLLYGGAIHLAGSVKSRKTAKHAVSDWMEIEKQRGISVTSSVLQFDYDGCRVNILDTPGHQDFSEDTYRTLMAADSAVMLIDVAKGVETQTKKLFAVSKERGIPIFTFVNKIDHFGRNPFDLMEEIENVLGIRTCPMNWPIGINGEYKGVYDREHETIELFAKDETHGQEKLASEKGALDDPRMKELLGTEVYQALLDDIELLDVAGDPFDFDKVRAGELTPMFFGSAMTNFGVKPFLEKFLELAPSPAPREAIEETVQPTSEDFSALVFKIQANMDPNHHDRIVFMRICSGQFEKGMSVLHRQSNKTIRLSQPQQFLATERTIVENAYPGDIIGVFDAGTMGVGDTLCAPKHKVTFGDFPVFPPEFFARVSPKDTMKRKQFQKGMTQLAQEGAVQIFEQPGALDSFVVGAVGMLQFEVLEYRLKNEYGVDLLNHTLPYSVARWIDGDVDIATLKGVDNAMIVKDNRDRTVVLISNEWQMGWVQERNPDVVFLTTPKLHNEV, encoded by the coding sequence ATGACATTTTTAGAAGAAGTGCAACGACGTCGCACGTTTGCTATCATATCTCACCCGGATGCGGGTAAAACTACACTGACAGAAAAATTACTGCTATACGGCGGTGCTATTCATCTAGCCGGTTCCGTAAAATCCAGAAAGACCGCAAAGCATGCCGTGTCCGACTGGATGGAAATCGAAAAGCAGCGCGGTATCTCCGTAACAAGTTCCGTATTACAATTCGACTACGACGGCTGTCGTGTCAACATCCTCGATACACCCGGTCACCAGGACTTTTCGGAGGATACGTATCGCACATTAATGGCAGCGGACAGTGCAGTCATGCTCATCGACGTGGCAAAAGGCGTCGAAACGCAGACAAAGAAACTATTTGCCGTATCTAAAGAACGCGGTATTCCAATCTTTACATTCGTCAATAAGATTGACCATTTCGGACGCAACCCGTTTGACCTGATGGAGGAGATTGAAAACGTTCTCGGCATTCGCACCTGTCCTATGAACTGGCCCATCGGCATCAACGGTGAATACAAGGGCGTATACGACAGAGAACATGAAACGATCGAGCTCTTTGCCAAAGACGAAACACATGGACAGGAGAAATTAGCCTCTGAAAAAGGCGCCCTCGATGATCCGCGTATGAAAGAATTGTTGGGCACTGAGGTATACCAGGCCCTCCTCGATGATATTGAACTGCTCGATGTGGCCGGCGATCCGTTTGATTTTGATAAAGTTCGCGCCGGCGAACTGACGCCGATGTTCTTCGGATCCGCCATGACAAATTTCGGGGTCAAACCGTTCTTGGAAAAATTCTTGGAACTCGCCCCATCCCCGGCTCCACGTGAAGCCATTGAAGAAACGGTACAGCCAACGAGCGAAGACTTCTCCGCCTTGGTATTCAAAATTCAGGCCAACATGGATCCAAATCATCATGACCGCATCGTATTTATGCGTATCTGCTCCGGCCAATTTGAAAAAGGCATGTCCGTATTACATCGTCAATCTAACAAAACCATTCGCCTATCGCAACCGCAGCAATTCCTCGCTACTGAGCGAACCATCGTGGAGAATGCGTATCCGGGCGATATCATCGGTGTATTTGATGCGGGAACCATGGGGGTCGGTGATACCCTATGTGCACCGAAGCACAAGGTAACCTTTGGTGACTTTCCCGTATTCCCACCGGAATTCTTTGCCCGTGTATCTCCGAAAGATACGATGAAACGTAAACAGTTCCAAAAAGGGATGACACAACTTGCTCAAGAAGGTGCCGTTCAAATCTTCGAACAGCCGGGTGCTCTTGACTCCTTCGTTGTCGGTGCCGTAGGTATGCTTCAATTTGAAGTATTGGAATACCGACTCAAAAATGAATACGGTGTAGATCTTTTAAATCATACATTACCGTACAGCGTAGCTCGATGGATTGACGGCGATGTAGATATCGCCACCTTAAAAGGTGTGGATAATGCGATGATTGTGAAAGACAATCGCGACCGTACCGTAGTGCTCATCTCCAACGAATGGCAGATGGGCTGGGTTCAGGAACGTAATCCGGATGTAGTATTTTTAACGACACCCAAATTACATAATGAGGTATAA
- a CDS encoding DNA topoisomerase 3: protein MRLFIAEKPSMAREISKCLPENKNIQKRNGYFIQGDDVVTWVVGHVLHQAEPGDYDDKYIRWRPQDLPIVPKEWKLLITDSSRQQFETVKELIGKADIIVNAGDPDREGQLLVDEVLYFVGNTKPVQRILLNALDEKSVKAALNDLRDNKDFHNLYQSALARARADWLIGMNLSRAYTLSERYKGHKVTLPIGRVKTPTLALVVRRERELAAFKPIDYFTVKILYTHPNGTFWATWQPTDEQKGLDPDGRLINKAVADELVNRLQAGSEGVIKSVIKSKKKDVQRLPLSLSSLQVLAGKAFSYDPQTVLDTAQKLYEKKLTTYPRSDCEYLPPNQYGDRIAILKNLESSGDEKLSKWASGADCNIRSRAWNEKKITAHHAIIPTTVVCNVTTLSEEERNIYFLISQAYLAQFYGEHVYEQTKITVEQCKEEFVANGRVVIEEGWKALYKRQKSKLSSDNSDEPDLTDESGAEASPKKDAVEEADHLPAVKKNDAVQYTDSTIDAKQTKPPSRFTPSTLLQAMKEIHKFVKNEDLKKQLKAVSGIGTEATRANIIDELISRGFMKTSGKKQVLSPTETGYLLVDALPDELLYPDETAVWEERLSLMSDGEDTLDSFLADQIKFLQHLIDKLGFDKQVSSGQMMPNVVRTISNQNRKRPLDNSSTDISKLPICPSCKTGHLQRKNGKFGAFLGCTNYPECRYTQPVGGSQAEQDMNIDVPEESRVYKCPRCQKGYFVKQENGGRINWVCSNRSECRTQCSDVHGVPSVYADK from the coding sequence ATGCGGTTATTTATTGCGGAAAAGCCGTCAATGGCACGGGAAATCAGTAAATGCCTGCCGGAAAATAAAAATATACAGAAACGCAACGGTTATTTCATCCAAGGTGACGATGTGGTTACGTGGGTTGTGGGACATGTATTGCATCAGGCCGAACCGGGTGATTATGATGATAAATATATTCGCTGGCGCCCTCAGGATTTACCCATCGTGCCGAAGGAATGGAAACTGCTAATCACCGACAGCAGTCGGCAACAGTTCGAGACGGTAAAAGAATTGATCGGAAAAGCCGATATCATTGTCAATGCAGGTGACCCGGATCGAGAAGGTCAGCTGCTCGTTGATGAGGTCCTGTATTTTGTAGGAAATACAAAGCCGGTACAGCGTATCTTATTAAATGCGCTGGATGAAAAATCAGTCAAAGCCGCATTGAATGATTTGCGTGATAATAAGGACTTTCACAATCTATATCAGTCGGCTCTTGCCCGTGCCCGTGCGGACTGGCTGATCGGTATGAATTTATCTCGTGCGTATACCTTGTCGGAGCGGTATAAGGGGCATAAAGTAACCTTGCCTATCGGTCGTGTCAAAACGCCTACATTGGCTCTTGTGGTTCGACGGGAACGGGAATTGGCCGCATTTAAGCCGATTGACTATTTTACGGTTAAAATTTTATATACCCATCCGAACGGTACATTTTGGGCGACATGGCAACCGACGGATGAACAGAAGGGGCTTGATCCCGATGGGCGCCTTATCAATAAGGCTGTAGCGGATGAACTGGTTAATCGCCTTCAGGCCGGTTCGGAAGGTGTCATCAAGTCCGTTATAAAGTCGAAGAAGAAAGATGTACAACGGTTGCCCCTGTCCTTATCATCATTGCAGGTATTGGCGGGAAAGGCTTTTTCTTATGATCCGCAGACGGTACTCGATACGGCGCAGAAGCTGTACGAAAAGAAATTGACCACGTATCCCCGGTCGGATTGTGAATATTTACCGCCCAATCAATATGGAGATCGCATAGCAATCCTCAAAAATTTAGAAAGCTCGGGAGATGAGAAACTATCGAAATGGGCGAGTGGCGCGGATTGTAATATCAGGAGCCGTGCATGGAATGAAAAAAAGATTACAGCCCATCATGCGATTATTCCTACGACGGTGGTGTGTAATGTAACGACTCTATCCGAGGAAGAACGAAATATTTATTTTCTTATCAGTCAAGCTTATTTAGCGCAGTTCTATGGAGAACATGTGTATGAGCAGACAAAAATTACGGTGGAGCAATGCAAGGAAGAGTTTGTTGCCAATGGTCGCGTTGTCATTGAAGAAGGATGGAAGGCTCTTTATAAACGGCAAAAATCAAAATTATCCTCAGATAATAGCGATGAGCCGGATCTGACTGATGAAAGCGGCGCAGAGGCTTCACCGAAAAAGGATGCTGTTGAAGAGGCGGATCATTTGCCGGCTGTAAAGAAGAATGATGCGGTTCAATACACGGATTCGACCATTGATGCGAAGCAAACGAAACCGCCATCTCGCTTTACACCGTCTACGCTGTTACAGGCGATGAAAGAGATCCATAAATTTGTTAAGAATGAAGATTTAAAGAAGCAGTTAAAGGCTGTGTCCGGTATCGGTACAGAAGCGACGAGGGCGAATATTATCGATGAGCTCATCAGTCGCGGCTTTATGAAAACATCGGGGAAAAAACAGGTTCTGTCCCCGACGGAAACGGGGTATCTCTTGGTGGATGCGCTGCCTGATGAATTGCTTTACCCTGACGAAACAGCCGTGTGGGAAGAGCGTTTATCCCTCATGAGTGATGGTGAAGATACATTAGACTCTTTTCTTGCGGATCAAATTAAATTTTTACAACATTTGATTGATAAGCTGGGATTTGATAAACAGGTTTCTTCTGGACAAATGATGCCTAATGTGGTGCGGACCATATCGAATCAAAATCGAAAGAGGCCTTTGGATAACAGCTCAACGGATATATCTAAATTGCCGATCTGTCCTTCGTGCAAAACGGGTCATTTACAACGAAAGAACGGTAAATTCGGTGCATTCCTGGGATGCACCAACTATCCGGAATGTCGTTACACGCAACCGGTGGGAGGCAGTCAGGCCGAACAAGATATGAATATTGATGTACCTGAGGAGAGCCGGGTATATAAATGTCCTCGTTGTCAGAAAGGATACTTTGTAAAGCAGGAAAACGGTGGTCGCATAAATTGGGTATGCAGCAATCGGTCGGAATGTAGGACACAGTGTTCTGATGTGCATGGAGTGCCCAGTGTATATGCTGATAAATAA
- a CDS encoding DEAD/DEAH box helicase: MKSFKSLGVCDELITALQKQGIKEPTPIQEQSIPIVFKGNDIIAKAQTGTGKTLAFLLPILQRVHTDIHQEQVLIIAPTRELVKQLSDEAKLIGSVLNVDILPLIGGKTIESQLQQLGRRPQVILGTPGRLLDHANRGSLHLNSIRRIVLDEADQMLHMGFLPDIEKLIGETDANRQLLLFSATIPDKIRNLAKAYMSKPVSVTAEGKHITLDAIDQRVYMMNPEEKTNRLIQMIEQDNPFLAIVFCNKREGAVRLSYELTAAGLNIAEMHGDLTQGRRTQILRDFAKAKTQILVATDIAARGIDIEGITHVYNYDVPHDVDYYIHRIGRTGRAGNSGIAVTFATPQDEPWLRRIERAIQATLTKYTKDGQIKTKGNAGVAPKRGKTVAKPKITSTYQSTKAKAHKARGHKGSNTRQRRTSSSQTGRRGKRR, from the coding sequence ATGAAATCTTTCAAATCCCTAGGTGTCTGTGATGAACTCATCACGGCACTACAGAAACAAGGTATAAAAGAACCTACTCCCATCCAAGAACAATCGATTCCTATCGTCTTCAAAGGCAATGACATTATTGCAAAAGCTCAAACAGGTACAGGTAAAACATTAGCGTTTCTATTACCGATTTTACAACGTGTCCACACAGACATACATCAGGAGCAAGTTCTCATTATTGCACCGACACGAGAACTGGTAAAGCAACTCTCCGATGAGGCTAAATTAATAGGTTCTGTATTAAACGTGGATATTCTCCCACTTATCGGCGGCAAAACCATCGAGAGTCAATTACAACAGCTCGGCAGACGTCCACAAGTTATCTTAGGTACACCTGGTCGTCTATTGGACCACGCTAATCGAGGATCTCTCCATCTAAACTCCATCCGTCGTATCGTATTGGATGAAGCGGATCAAATGTTACACATGGGGTTCTTACCGGATATAGAAAAACTGATCGGAGAAACCGACGCAAACCGTCAACTGCTGCTCTTCTCCGCTACCATTCCGGATAAAATCAGAAACTTAGCTAAAGCATACATGTCAAAACCCGTATCGGTAACGGCAGAAGGTAAACATATTACATTAGATGCCATCGACCAGCGAGTGTACATGATGAATCCTGAAGAGAAAACAAACCGGCTCATTCAGATGATTGAACAGGATAATCCTTTTCTAGCGATTGTCTTCTGTAATAAACGGGAAGGTGCTGTTCGACTTTCATATGAATTAACCGCCGCTGGTCTTAATATTGCTGAAATGCATGGTGATTTAACACAAGGACGGCGCACTCAGATTTTGAGAGACTTCGCAAAAGCAAAAACACAAATTCTGGTCGCAACGGATATCGCCGCACGCGGCATCGATATCGAAGGGATTACCCATGTATACAATTACGATGTACCTCATGATGTGGACTATTATATCCACCGTATCGGCCGTACCGGACGCGCCGGGAATTCCGGCATAGCCGTTACCTTTGCTACACCACAAGATGAACCTTGGTTACGCCGTATTGAACGGGCTATTCAGGCAACCCTTACCAAATATACTAAAGACGGGCAGATAAAAACTAAAGGAAATGCCGGAGTCGCACCTAAACGAGGTAAAACTGTAGCAAAACCTAAAATTACCAGCACCTACCAGTCTACAAAAGCAAAAGCACACAAAGCTAGAGGTCACAAGGGTTCTAACACGCGGCAACGACGTACATCTAGCAGTCAAACAGGACGTCGCGGCAAACGAAGATAA
- a CDS encoding FeoA family protein, with translation MAIKKLKDMKVGESGVISALHGSGNVKHRLIDMGLVHGTKIHVMKFAPLGDPVEIKVKNFELALRTSEAGMIDVEVQ, from the coding sequence ATGGCTATCAAAAAGCTGAAGGACATGAAGGTCGGTGAATCTGGCGTTATTTCTGCACTACATGGCAGCGGTAATGTAAAACATCGTCTCATCGATATGGGTCTTGTACATGGTACAAAGATTCATGTTATGAAATTTGCCCCATTGGGCGATCCGGTAGAAATCAAAGTGAAAAACTTTGAACTAGCACTTCGCACGAGTGAAGCGGGTATGATTGATGTAGAGGTTCAATAG